One segment of Solanum stenotomum isolate F172 chromosome 1, ASM1918654v1, whole genome shotgun sequence DNA contains the following:
- the LOC125857760 gene encoding uncharacterized protein LOC125857760: MPSEVEIVANRDEDENEITEESKNATEQEEEITQKALEQMPGYAKFLKDLVTKKRAFSFENDEMLQHCNAIATRSLMQKKEDPSAFSIPCTIGLLHFAKALCDLGAKIILMSLSIYKKLGLGAPKPTAMRLLIADRTVKKSICVLQDVLMKVESFIFSADFVILDCEIDLEVPTILGRSFLATGRTLVDMERGQMKFRLNSSGVSIEERLGVDALAAIMMNFEGDGTEDYDELFAALDRFEFRSKPKKLELDMKNRDSPPAKPYVDEALKLELKALPSHLRYVLLGRDGALADDGAGPVLFCVKDDQFAVPTFCYPDSLPLVLAFLL; encoded by the exons ATGCCGTCTGAGGTTGAAATTGTGGCAAATAGAGATGAAGATGAGAATGAGATTACTGAAGAGTCCAAAAATGCTACAGAGCAAGAAGAGGAGATAACCCAAAAA gctttggagcaaatgcctgggtatgcaaagtttctGAAAGATTTGGTGACTAAGAAGAGGGCTTTTAGTTTTGAGAATGATGAGATGTTGCAACATTGCAATGCTATTGCTACTAGGTCACTTATGCAGAAGAAAGAGGATCCTAGTGCTTTCAGTATTCCTTGTACCATTGGGTTGTTGCATTTTGCGAAGGCATTATGTGATTTAGGTGCTAAGATTATTCTGATGTCATTGTCTAtctacaagaagttgggtttaggggcTCCAAAACCGACTGCGATGCGACTACTCATAgccgatagaactgtgaagaagTCCATTTGTGTTCTCCAAGATGTCCTCATGAAAGTGGAGTCGTTCATTTTTTCGGctgattttgtgatacttgattgtgagaTTGATCTTGAGGTTCCCACCATCCTAGGGAGATCATTCCTTGCTACTGGGCGCACCTTGGTCGATATGGAGAGAGGGCAGATGAAGTTTCGATTGAATA GTTCTGGTGTTTCTATTGAAgagaggttgggtgttgatgcactGGCAGCaataatgatgaattttgagggtgatggtactgaagactatgatgaattaTTTGCCGCACTTGATAGGTTCGAATTTCGTTCCAAACCAAAGAAATTAGAGTTAGATATGAAGAATCGCGACTCTCCACCCGCAAAACCGTATGTGGATGAAGCTctaaaattggagcttaaggctctaccatcacatttgaggtatgtacTCTTGGGGAGAGATG gtgcactagcagatgatggagcaggtccagTTTTATTTTGTGTAAAGGATGACCAGTTTGCAGTACCGACCTTTTGCTACCCGGACTCATTACCACttgtcttagccttcttgcTATGA